In Dysgonomonadaceae bacterium zrk40, one genomic interval encodes:
- a CDS encoding DUF4488 domain-containing protein → MKATKLTFLLLLTMSLVISCGSSRRAAMDQASRLYGLWEVKAIHNSDEPGYKQIPPGMFKMIFPNGQFMNFISTQEGAIITVDGSYRIEGDLYTEEIVHSFNKSQEGKHNPLQMKLSQQHFMYLRWFQPIDEFGMERNRWIEEIWQRVRIEDLEVSNVDLQQELSSLPVNEEGIRKVIE, encoded by the coding sequence ATGAAAGCAACGAAACTTACTTTTTTGCTCCTCCTGACGATGTCGCTGGTCATCAGCTGTGGCAGCTCGCGACGTGCAGCGATGGACCAGGCTTCCCGCTTGTATGGCCTCTGGGAGGTGAAGGCAATTCATAACAGTGATGAGCCGGGTTATAAACAGATACCACCCGGTATGTTCAAGATGATCTTCCCCAATGGTCAGTTCATGAATTTTATCTCTACCCAGGAGGGTGCTATCATCACGGTCGACGGTTCCTATCGTATTGAAGGGGATCTTTACACCGAAGAGATCGTCCATTCCTTCAACAAGAGTCAGGAGGGAAAGCATAACCCTCTGCAGATGAAGCTTTCGCAACAGCATTTTATGTACCTGCGCTGGTTTCAGCCAATTGATGAGTTTGGCATGGAACGTAACCGCTGGATTGAGGAGATCTGGCAACGGGTCCGCATTGAGGATCTGGAGGTGAGCAACGTAGATTTGCAGCAGGAGCTCTCCTCCCTGCCGGTCAACGAAGAGGGGATCAGGAAGGTGATTGAATGA
- a CDS encoding S46 family peptidase, with product MKRSLVSLCLSFLLFSPLFADEGMWMIHLLRQQKLAEMQQMGLKLDDVDIYNPDGSSLKDAVVQFGRGCTGEVISPNGLVLTNHHCGYGQIQQHSTLERNYLEEGFWAMSPEEELPNPGLTVTFIEGIEEVTDWVKECLERDRADDTEGLFYLSPSYLNRLARQKAGEQFLADHPGTEVEIKPFFDGNQYYLFTKKVYSDIRLVGAPPSAIGKFGADTDNWMWPRHTGDFNLFRVYADKDGNPAPYAATNVPLRPKRWFPISTAGVEEGDFAMMLGFPGTTHAYYTSWEVAERRDIDNAVRIAMRAVRQEAMLEEMLRDPAVKIQYASKYSGSTNGYKNAIGSSWAIDKRDFEQQKSVMQERLLEWAATNNQAKYGDALAEIERIVTERASLRYRSWMLTEAILRGIEFAAVPTETAEALSVALSENDQERIDALIDQLSDEFHQFNNKDYNREVDRKVARAMLKAYTDGVQLELQPTIFTVLHDRFSGDIDRFVDHLLDHSLFGNAEAMQQFMEHPSRETLRNDPLFTFARSVREESRTLQSELARFEPPFRLARRTLLEGLLAMEGEHALFPDANLTLRLTYGQVKGYRPRDGVVFTHQTTLDGVMEKEDPDNWEFVVPEKLKRLYREGDFGPYALPDGRMPVAFAATTHTTGGNSGSPVLNGCGQLIGINFDRNWEGVGGDITYLPDYQRSIIVDIRYVLFVIEKYAGANRLMEEMELL from the coding sequence ATGAAAAGATCACTTGTAAGTCTGTGCCTCTCCTTTTTGCTCTTTTCTCCTCTCTTTGCCGATGAGGGGATGTGGATGATTCACCTGCTGAGACAGCAGAAACTGGCTGAGATGCAACAGATGGGATTGAAACTGGATGATGTGGATATCTACAACCCCGATGGCTCCTCTCTTAAGGATGCCGTGGTACAGTTTGGAAGAGGTTGTACGGGTGAGGTGATTTCGCCAAACGGGCTGGTGCTCACCAATCACCACTGTGGATACGGACAGATACAGCAGCATAGCACCCTGGAACGCAACTATCTGGAAGAGGGGTTCTGGGCCATGTCGCCCGAGGAGGAACTCCCCAATCCCGGGCTTACGGTGACCTTCATTGAGGGGATTGAAGAGGTGACCGATTGGGTGAAGGAGTGCCTGGAACGAGACAGGGCGGACGACACAGAAGGCCTCTTTTATCTCTCACCTTCTTATCTGAATCGCCTTGCACGTCAGAAAGCAGGGGAGCAGTTTCTGGCTGACCATCCCGGTACGGAAGTGGAAATTAAACCCTTCTTCGATGGAAATCAATATTACCTCTTTACCAAAAAAGTCTATTCAGACATACGGCTTGTGGGTGCCCCTCCAAGTGCCATCGGTAAGTTTGGTGCCGACACCGACAATTGGATGTGGCCACGCCACACGGGAGATTTCAATCTTTTTCGTGTCTATGCAGACAAGGATGGCAATCCTGCTCCCTATGCAGCAACCAATGTGCCGTTACGTCCCAAGCGGTGGTTTCCCATCTCCACAGCCGGGGTTGAGGAGGGTGATTTTGCCATGATGCTTGGTTTTCCCGGCACTACCCATGCCTATTATACATCGTGGGAGGTGGCTGAGCGACGTGATATTGACAATGCAGTGCGCATAGCCATGCGTGCAGTGCGCCAGGAGGCGATGCTGGAGGAGATGCTGCGTGATCCGGCAGTGAAAATCCAGTATGCCTCCAAATATTCAGGTTCAACCAATGGCTACAAGAACGCCATTGGCAGCAGTTGGGCAATCGATAAGCGTGATTTTGAGCAACAGAAGAGCGTCATGCAGGAGCGACTTCTGGAGTGGGCAGCGACGAACAACCAGGCGAAATATGGGGATGCCCTTGCAGAAATTGAGCGAATCGTGACTGAAAGGGCTTCATTGCGCTACCGTAGCTGGATGCTGACGGAGGCTATTCTCCGGGGTATAGAATTTGCGGCGGTGCCCACCGAGACTGCTGAAGCCCTCTCTGTTGCCTTGTCCGAGAATGATCAAGAGCGGATTGATGCGTTGATTGATCAGTTGTCGGATGAATTTCATCAATTCAACAACAAGGATTACAACAGAGAGGTAGATCGCAAGGTGGCACGGGCCATGTTGAAGGCTTATACTGATGGTGTGCAGCTGGAACTTCAACCCACAATCTTCACTGTTCTTCACGATCGCTTTTCCGGTGATATTGATCGCTTTGTGGATCATCTGCTCGATCACTCCCTTTTTGGCAACGCTGAAGCGATGCAACAATTTATGGAGCATCCTTCGCGGGAGACTTTACGCAACGACCCGCTGTTTACCTTTGCACGTTCGGTGCGCGAGGAGTCACGCACACTGCAAAGTGAGCTGGCCAGGTTCGAACCCCCATTCCGCTTGGCGCGACGCACCTTGCTGGAGGGACTGCTGGCCATGGAGGGAGAGCATGCCCTCTTTCCCGATGCCAACCTCACACTGCGTCTCACCTATGGTCAGGTGAAGGGATACCGGCCTCGTGACGGGGTGGTTTTTACCCATCAAACCACCTTGGATGGCGTAATGGAGAAAGAGGATCCGGACAACTGGGAGTTCGTGGTGCCTGAGAAACTGAAACGTCTTTACCGGGAGGGTGATTTTGGACCATATGCCTTGCCCGACGGTCGTATGCCGGTTGCTTTTGCTGCCACCACCCACACCACCGGGGGCAACTCAGGCAGTCCGGTTCTGAACGGCTGTGGTCAGTTGATTGGCATCAACTTCGACCGCAACTGGGAAGGGGTAGGCGGAGACATCACCTATCTACCCGATTACCAACGCAGCATCATCGTTGACATTCGTTATGTGCTTTTCGTGATTGAAAAGTATGCCGGAGCAAATCGCCTCATGGAGGAGATGGAATTGCTTTAA
- a CDS encoding glutaminase, translating into MHYEKTFEEIFRDLQKIEDRGEVAAYIPELASVDPNQFGVHLKTVEGKGYSYGDAAKRFSIQSIAKVLSFVMAYRRLKSDVWKRTNLEPAGTPFNSLLQLEVDRGIPRNPFINAGAILICDILVSELDNPREEMLAFVRALSGNDTIDYNPRVAQSEKETGNRNYAMIYLMKSFGNIENEIETVMDLYFHLCSLEMSCKELGSTFLFLANNGVVPWSGERILSPSRTKRTNALMQTCGFYDEAGEFTFKVGLPGKSGVGGGIVAVHPGRYVIAVWSPRLNSKGNSYRGMLFLEQFTTVTNLSIF; encoded by the coding sequence ATGCATTACGAGAAAACTTTCGAAGAGATATTTCGTGATCTCCAAAAAATAGAGGACAGGGGTGAAGTGGCTGCTTACATCCCTGAGTTGGCTTCTGTCGATCCCAATCAGTTTGGTGTACATCTGAAAACCGTAGAGGGTAAAGGTTACTCTTACGGAGATGCAGCGAAGCGATTCTCCATACAAAGCATCGCCAAGGTGCTCTCATTTGTAATGGCTTACAGGCGACTGAAAAGTGATGTCTGGAAACGAACCAACCTGGAACCGGCTGGCACGCCCTTCAACTCCCTCCTGCAGTTGGAAGTGGACAGAGGCATCCCTCGTAACCCATTTATCAATGCAGGGGCCATCCTCATTTGTGATATACTGGTAAGCGAGCTGGATAATCCCAGGGAGGAGATGCTCGCTTTTGTGAGAGCTCTTTCAGGCAATGACACCATCGACTATAACCCAAGGGTAGCACAATCAGAAAAAGAGACGGGAAACCGTAACTATGCCATGATTTACCTCATGAAATCGTTCGGCAACATTGAAAACGAGATTGAAACGGTGATGGATCTTTACTTCCACCTTTGTTCCCTGGAGATGAGCTGCAAAGAACTTGGATCTACTTTCCTCTTCCTGGCCAACAACGGGGTGGTACCCTGGTCGGGGGAACGCATTCTCTCTCCCAGCCGCACCAAACGTACCAACGCGCTGATGCAGACCTGTGGCTTCTACGATGAAGCAGGCGAGTTCACTTTCAAGGTGGGGCTGCCGGGTAAAAGTGGTGTGGGGGGTGGCATCGTGGCAGTGCACCCGGGCAGGTATGTCATTGCCGTTTGGAGTCCAAGACTTAACAGCAAAGGCAACTCATACAGGGGAATGCTCTTCCTGGAACAGTTCACCACCGTGACAAACCTCTCGATCTTTTAG